DNA from Metabacillus flavus:
CTTTTCAAAAGCCGTCTGATACAGAACGCAACCATGACTATCTGTGGAGGATCCGCGAAGGACTTCCCGAAAGAGGACAGGTCGGCATCCTGAATCGCTCGCATTACGAAGATGTCATCGCTCCAAGAGTGCATGATTTGCTCGAGGAGGGGACGATTCCGGATGACAAAGACGAGCATGAAGTCTGGGCGATGCGCTACCGTCAGATCAATGACTTTGAACGCTACCTTGTAGAGAACGGATTCGAAGTCGTCAAATTCTTCTTCAATATGTCCAAAGATGAACAGAAAAACAGACTGCTCGAGCGGATGAAAAATCCGAAAAAGAACTGGGAGTTTTCATTCAGCGATGTGGAAGAGCGGGAGCATTGGGACAGTTACCAGCACATCTTTGAAGACATGCTAAACAACACGTCTACGGAATATGCACCATGGCACATCCTGCCGGCAGATGATGAATGGTATTCACGCTACATCATCACCAAAACTATGGTCGAATGCCTTGAGAAAATAGATCCGCAATTTCCGGAAATTTCAGAGGAAAACCGGAAGAAGCTGAATGAGTATATTGAGAAGCTGGAGAATGAGTAAAAGGGAGAACGAAGTCCGTTCTCCCTTTTACTATTTCTTCATTACATAGTGATTATAATTCTCGCCGTCCAAAACAACCGTCCGAAGAAATTGGAAACCGCTTTTCTCAATCACCCGATTTGATGCAGGATTGTTCTCAAGCGCAACCGCATTCAGGATATCCGCCTTTTTTTCTTCAAACAAATAGCGGCTCAGTCCTTTTACAGCAAGCGTTGCATAACCCCGTCCTGTAAATTCCGCAGAAACCGCATACATAACTTCCCGGTTAGGAGCAGGCAGTTCGTCTTTTATCCCTGAGCAGCACCAGCCGATAAAGCGTCCGCTTTCTTTATGGATGATTCC
Protein-coding regions in this window:
- a CDS encoding PPK2 family polyphosphate kinase codes for the protein MDVKPYKIEGNKEIKLKDYPTSEDHGFSEEELRDHHIPESVSKLKDLHWRLHADEKKGIVVVLQAMDAAGKDEAISYIFSNLNAQGLKTTSFQKPSDTERNHDYLWRIREGLPERGQVGILNRSHYEDVIAPRVHDLLEEGTIPDDKDEHEVWAMRYRQINDFERYLVENGFEVVKFFFNMSKDEQKNRLLERMKNPKKNWEFSFSDVEEREHWDSYQHIFEDMLNNTSTEYAPWHILPADDEWYSRYIITKTMVECLEKIDPQFPEISEENRKKLNEYIEKLENE
- a CDS encoding GNAT family N-acetyltransferase, which encodes MTIFSLDLGEIILREFTVEDASDIYRISNEPVVASFLPDWKSTMEQRLDWVTNYEIPANKDFLSAAEMADRHLKLGIIHKESGRFIGWCCSGIKDELPAPNREVMYAVSAEFTGRGYATLAVKGLSRYLFEEKKADILNAVALENNPASNRVIEKSGFQFLRTVVLDGENYNHYVMKK